In Calothrix sp. PCC 7507, one DNA window encodes the following:
- a CDS encoding GxxExxY protein, with amino-acid sequence MEGLKYADITQKIIGASFEVHKFLGNGFQEVIYQRALAYEMSQVGLEFVREIEQAIFYKDLEKPIGTRRADFVVEGKVLVELKAVIQLDDVHLAQALNYLKVYKLEVGLLINFGSKSMSFKRLVR; translated from the coding sequence ATGGAGGGTTTGAAGTATGCTGATATTACTCAGAAAATTATCGGCGCTAGTTTTGAAGTTCATAAATTTTTGGGTAATGGGTTTCAGGAAGTAATTTATCAAAGGGCCTTGGCTTATGAGATGAGTCAAGTGGGGCTGGAGTTTGTGCGTGAAATTGAACAGGCTATTTTTTATAAGGATTTGGAAAAACCGATTGGGACTCGTAGGGCTGATTTTGTGGTGGAGGGAAAGGTTTTGGTTGAGTTGAAAGCTGTTATTCAGCTTGATGATGTGCATTTAGCTCAAGCTTTAAATTATCTGAAGGTGTATAAGCTGGAAGTTGGTTTGTTGATTAATTTTGGGAGTAAGAGTATGAGTTTTAAGAGGTTGGTAAGGTGA
- a CDS encoding BON domain-containing protein, with protein sequence MKKLIPFLVSGILVVGIFGCQDATKTGSETPGTTNEAVKPAKDATQKTETATKGAADTDKTKTTTKAAADTTKTAPASATGNTKSLILSKLEQKIPGSKLEVEDKAGAVTIKGTVPTEADIKKIEPLVKQLKGVKSVKVEAKAASAKPQ encoded by the coding sequence ATGAAAAAGCTAATTCCTTTTTTAGTTAGTGGTATTCTAGTTGTCGGTATCTTTGGTTGCCAAGATGCTACGAAAACGGGTTCTGAAACTCCTGGCACTACCAATGAAGCTGTTAAACCAGCAAAAGATGCAACTCAAAAAACTGAAACTGCCACCAAAGGTGCTGCTGATACTGACAAAACTAAAACCACTACCAAAGCTGCTGCAGACACAACCAAAACAGCACCTGCAAGTGCAACTGGCAATACTAAAAGCTTAATTCTTAGCAAGTTAGAGCAAAAAATTCCAGGTAGCAAGTTAGAAGTTGAAGATAAAGCTGGTGCTGTCACCATCAAAGGCACAGTTCCTACTGAGGCGGATATTAAGAAAATCGAACCCCTAGTTAAACAACTCAAAGGTGTTAAGAGCGTTAAAGTGGAAGCAAAAGCTGCATCAGCAAAACCACAATAG